TCATCAAGGGGGACGGGTTGAAGGACGGAGCAATCAAGTCTTCCAAGGAAGGTTCGTGACTATCTGGTTACCTGTGATTGATTCTAATTCAAATTCTATGCCGTCTTCAATGTCAATGTTCAATGTCTTATTGTCCTATTGGATcctaaaacggaacttcaccacatagcgcgctcctagccaaccaccatccctaatgacattgttctgccccccgatttgttaaaaactggaggcgtacaccttacgcagttacgttattcgtcacaaaaaggcgtccaCTTTCCACAAATGACGGTATCATTCGTGCAATAGTTGACCTTCACcattactagtttaggctgccaagggggacgtcggacaaagtaggagacacgacaacagaaacagcttactctcaactgacgaaatttaatgcaaggaacaaaaaaacATCAGAACTACAAGATATGATGACGTCAACAGCAATGACAGCAGGGTTAGCACACTCAAACGGCGATATCACGATCTGTGCGACTGTCAGTTAGATAACCACATTCCGCAGAAGACAAGGCTATTGAAGGGGAGCTAACACAATCGGGACCATGCTGAAAACCTTTGCTTTGACCTTCACcatgctgtgtggtgaagttccgtctTAAAAGTGTAGTAACAGAAAAGATGGAATCACCGGTGGGAAAAATAATTTAAGCAGTCTTTGAGTGAGGAACTGTAGTAAACTGACGTAATAATTGTATATGCGTTGATGGTTATGTATGATAGATATGTATTtactgttatttatttattatatacaCTGCACCGCATTAAACTAGAAGACGGAAACATGCGCACTGAGTATCCATTTGTCAAGGCACGAAAATCATGGCGACAGCAACAGGTGGTTGCATTTTGGGGAACTAAGAACAAAGCTTCCTTACTCGAACAAAACTTACAAGACTTTTCTCACTCAAAGTATTGATCTCTCAACTGCTCTGTCTCTCTCACTTGTAGAGTCCTcgaagaaaaaggagaagaaactgAAGAATTCCTCGAACTCAAACTCTCCCAAGTCCCCCGCAGCCAAGAGGGAACGTTCGAAGGAGTCCACGGAGTCCACGTCTCCCGAGGAGGGCTCAAAGTCCGAACAACCGCCGAAGAAGGCGAAACCCGAGAGGCCCAAGACGGTTAAGACGTTCCAGACCAAGTTCCGGTCAACCGGCCTGGAAGAAGCGGCCCTCCCTCCTCCAAAGGCCGGATCGAAGAAGCCGACCGGTCGGCCGCCGGTAGACAAAAACGCCGTTCTCTCCGCGCGGCAGCGGTTGACCCCCACCGTCCACACGGAACGAAAGGTCAAACCGTCTAGCTTGGTGTCCCTGAACGCGGACTCAAACCATGTGACACCTCCCCCCGGGGGTATCAAGCTCATTGCTCCGAAGCCGGTCCACGTGCTGCAGGAAGACGGCGGATTCATGGATGCCCTCACCGCCACTCCGGCTGCCGGCGCAGCCCCGGGGAAGAGAAAACGGAAGCCCTCGGCAACGGGGGGAGCCGCGGGAGCAAAGGCGACGTCGCCGACGAGCCCGTCGAACACTCCGCCGAAGTTCCAGTTCTACAAGGACACTCTCGAAACTGGCGAGGAGGAGACGAAGGTCAAggaagagaaggaggaggaggaggaagggaTTGGGAAGGGAGTGAAACGGAGAAGACGAGGGACGGTCAAGGAGGAGAAAGAGAACGGGGTGGAGGAAGAGGGGAGCGAGGAAGGCGGGCCGCCCACTCCGACGGCGGATGGTGCGGCGGAGGAAGAGGAGACGatagagggagaggaggtgaagGCGGAGAAGACAAACTCGATCCTCTCGCAGACGAGGAAAAAGGCCAAGAAGACCGTGAGGTGGGTGGAAGACAGCAAGCTGAAGCAGTTCCACTACTTCGAGATGGACGAGACTGAGAGAGGTGAGTTGGTTGACTCATTTTGAGGTCAGAGTTGCGTCCGGTCATAAACTACTTACAGATgtcagatttaaaaaaaaattcatattAAAAAAGTGTCGTATTCTCTGAGGAAAACGAGCAGAATGAATGGTGGGTTTGTGTGCTGACTGTCACGATAAAGTCTTGTGAGGGATTATGTTTCGAGAAAGTCGGGAAGATTAGCAATTGTGCTGGGACTTTTACAAATTACAGTAGTACTTGGATTCGGTACGGTACGGGTGGTACTGTCGGTATGATCTGGCAGGATGTTGACAATCGTTTCCCCGTTGTTGCTTTCCAGTTAACGTGAACACAATGCAGAACTTTGGCGAGATGAAATCCATGGAGATGAAGCGGGAGCGGCAGGCGGTGGAGTCTGCGCGCCGTTTCATGGGCGATCGCATGGAAGAGACGATTCCTTTCACGATGCCCCGGCGCATCGACCTGCCAGAGCCCCTGGTGGAGGTCGGCAGCGGCAGCCAGGAGAAGGAAGTACAGAAGGCTAAGCAGCTGACCACCCTGCAGGAGATCTACTTCTCCAAGGAAATGTACGTGTAGTTGTCAACTGCTGTACACTTTTGCTCCAACAAGTTGACAAGTCGAGCTGTActgaccagggatcggaaccgaaactgaacccgaaccgaaaaccggaaaaaaccgttattttctgacgaacccgaaccgaaccgaacccgaacgatttttttgcttgtcctgagccgaaccggaactgaaccgaaaaaattgatacggttaccggttcgggaatcggttcggAGGTGAATTAATtttactactgaccgacctttttttgctcacctgaacggttatctcacacctttctcttacaatcgtgtacggtgagcgtaagcttgcttgcatgtagcaaaattactgcccgtggaccggttaaaccgaggccgaaaaaagtaactgttccaatccctataaatgccccgaccgctgacagatttttttttgtctgtgtatgtgcgggggtgggggggttctccctgagccgaacccgaaccgaaccgatatacctcaaccggttcaagctgataatttcggttcagcggagctaaacccgaaccgaaccaatatgcgtgaacccgaacccgaaccgaaccgaaaaaaataccggttccgatccctggtacTGACATTGCGAGCTAACTGATTTCGCATTGCGATTGAAAAATGTGCTTGAACTTGAGGAAATACAGAAGGACGACACACATACATAGCAGCGCACGGTTATACGGTGTGCAATGTTTCGTGCGCAAATTAATTTCAACCCTCCTGTTTCTGTTTCCCCTCAGGATCCCGGATTCTCCTCACGAACCGGACGGAGAACAGGTTCAGACGCAGGATGCCAAGACTATTCCCCTGGAAGATGTGAGCAGAAAGCTAAATCATCATTAGAGCTTAAAGTTTTAGGGTTTaccccgattcttccccgaatttacatcccgaattgaaggtagtctctttagggtgaaacttcgatttttacccggcaaattgccctccctgagatgtctgtaggaatgttACATCATCATTTGTACTGAAATAGTTCagctagtttgagtaactgagctcgatttcaccccgaatttagcgtactggaagtttttttcgcgtggatttacccaatttttactccccgaatttagaagaaaaaaaattcccgaaaacttcaggctctaatcatcATTTATGTGTGCATTGTAGACCGAGAACTACGAAGAACTGTTCCCTGATTGTGGTTAACGTTGCGTGACTTCTTTCAGGAGAATGGCCCAGCTGCAACCCTGGACTACTCTCACATGGATGTGCCCAAGGCCAGCACTGTAGTGAGCAATAACAGCAATAGCATCACTAGTAGCCTGCCTCCCATCTTGTCCAACCTGGTGATGTCCATAGCTAAGGGTCCGCCCCTGAATGATACTCTGGTCAACCCTGTCGGGGTACCCGATCAGcaacagcaacagcagcagcagcaacaacaacaacagatgatGTCAAACGGTCCTTTTGGCATGGCGCCTAACCAGATGATGCCTCCTCAAGGTGTGTGTTGTCTACTACAGcaaattgccacaaatgatTTTAAACACGATTATCGATTTGAAGAAAGAAACTACGGCTTCAATTTTTAGCTGGACACTGCTAACGACAGAACTGATATTCTAAAGGACAACCACAGGAAGTTTACGTTGTATTTCTACGGAACAGATGTTTTCAGGTGTTCATTTTCAACAAAAACCATAGGTGATTGAAATGCATTAGCGTTGGAGATGGTTTAATTATCCGCTTTCATGTTGATACTAGTCGTGTCGTTTAGTTAtctctttttgctttctttaaGTAGTTGCTAGTCCCGCGCACGACATTGACCATGTCATTGCGACCAGTTTGTGACCAGACTAGCTTTTTTGCTTTGTGTTTGTGTTCGTGCATCCCCACTATACAATATGCCGTAACACGACATAGCGTACGAACATCAATAAATAAAAGGACAAAGAACGCAGGATGCCTGTAGTCGCAACTTTCAGCACATGGGGCATGGTTACTGGCATGGCACGGCGATTAGTGATCAGGCCTTCTTGGGTTGAGATTGTGTTGCCTGAACTGCCAGGAACGTCTGGAGATTGAAGCATCAGAGCCTGGTATTTTTTTCCCGAAATGAAACGAAAATTTTTGAAATATTGCAGGTATGAACATGATGGGTCCCCCGCCTCAGACCTTCGATGGCTTTCCGATGCAAGGCATGGGCGGAATGATGGGTGGCCCCGGAGGGGACTGGGGGATGATGGGGGGTGGACCCCCCCACGAGGGAAACGACTTTTACGGCGGACCTCTCCCGCCCATGGGCCCCATGGGAATGGGAATGGGCCCGATGGGCCACATGATGGGACgaggaggaggtggtggtggtggtccgGGACCTCGGAATCGTAGTAAGTGTGATTCTTCTACcgcttcttttttgttgtttttttttttccttcgatgTTCCATGTTATAAAAGTGCATATTAGAACACgtaaaaaacaaataaaaagtgaTAAAATGGTGGTCCGTAGCGGCCAGATCCCATAGGACGCTACAAgcgacaagaagaaaaaaagaagaaactggTTAAACCCTAAATCTTTAGGCTCTGAGATAATTAATTGCCATTGCACACTCGTAGCAGACGTACAGACAGGTGCTCGGCAAGCTAGTGAGGgcacagaagaaaaacaaacaaagaagctGCGACATAGTTACATTTTATTTCGTGACTGTGTTCAACGTGAAAGAAGGCGAATGACACGTATCACAATAACCGTAATTATTACACTAGGGTTCTTCCCATTCTACACCAGGCGGTGCTGGTAGCGTTATAAAACATCGTCGTCGAGATATCGGACTGCAGCGAACACGGACCGACAGTTCAATGGGGGCATCGACATCTGGAACTAAAAAATTtaaagcacacaaaaaaaaaacatgcaagcaGATGCAATAAAGTGGCTGTAATTTGGAAAAAGAGAGTCACCGTTGTACTTTGTGAATTTCTACTAGCTTATCAATAGAGAAAGGGATTATctgcttgtcgtctgctacgagtcTCCAAACGCAGTGTGGTGAACTGTGTGCTAGATATAGCTGTTTAAAAACATCTTTCTTCAttattttcattcatttttgCCTGTATCTTTCTCCTGCTTTTTGTAAGCTCTgtcttttttgcttttgttgTAAAGCTTTAATTTTTGCCAGTGCAGCAACTTTAGTGGAGTTGGAGGACCTTTGACAATCATATGGGGATCATATGACGATGATATAGGAATCATATAGGAAAACTGGCATTTTGGGACACGTTTGTGTTCACTGCAGTGCCCCATTACTAGAATAATTAGATTTGCGTGTAATCAAACTTATCGTAATATCCTGTCGTTTTCACTCTGGAACAGATGAATGCGTTCAGAGTTACAGGATGTTTTGTCGGAACACCAAAGGAGCACAAAACTAGTGTGCCATGTGctcctggattttttttttttaattagtcTGCATTAACTCGTTTTTCACAGCAGATAGCAGCATCAGCCCAACACATCATACATAATTACCcctcacaaacacacacaaaaaatactttttattttttcaaagccACGTTCATATCTTCGTCTTGGGCAGAAACTAAATTCCAAGTAGCTGGTAACTAGTTATCTTTTTGGTAATTAGTTGCAGTAATGCTTTTGTTAGCTGTAGGATGGAACTAATTATGTTAGAAAAGGTAGCATCATATTCTCCCAAGAATCAGTTTCTAAACATGGTCACATCATCCCATAGAACGTTATGACGGCAATGTGCTCCTGCTGAACAACCTTTTATCGTTGGAAAGTATGTGTTTGGTCTAAAGTGGTGGGAGCTTACTGACGATAATTTAGAAAAACAACAGCCACTCGAGTGTGACAAGCGTGTGATGTACTTGATGTTTCACAGTAGAACTGTTACCAATTTTTTTTACCAGCATTTAatgtattttttgtttctgAAGTGGTAACTGCAAACCAACCAAGTTACCGTAACTCGGTAACTGTAATTGTAACTTAGTTACGAGTTTCGCAATCTCTGTAACTCTGTTAATGTGATGTCTCAAtgtttttccgttttttttgtgtgtctccCAACAGATCCCAGAATGCGCAATCAGACTCCACGTGTTCCCTGCAAATACTTCATGTCCAACAACTGCAGGTACGGTGCTAACTGCACCTTCCTGCATCCGGGCTTCAATGGACCTCGACTGCCGTAGCCCCTCACTCACCTCGGAGATGTTTATACCAGTGTGTTAATAATGTACATAAGCAGAACATTAATGTACATAAGATCATAAGCTCAATACTTTCACTGTTACCATGCATGTTGCCTGTATAGACATTACTATTTATTGTTCTCTGTGTGGCCAACCTAGTTGGGAACTTCATGACATCGTCCTCCGCCTCAAAGAACACGTTTGTACATAAGAATGGGCCACCATTCCACAGTGTTTGTTTTCATATTTTGTGTCACACATTATGAAGGTACTGTATCATATTGTGCAGCGCTCCTGCACGGGGAAGATATTTGTTATAAAAATTTGAAAGATTTTTCGACTTTGTAGTCCTGCCTTTTCCATTTATGAGCATGTGCAGTATATTttctgacacacacacacgccttGTACTTCAAAATTTAGAATGTTgaagcgataaaagagaaacaaaagatGGTATCTCGGTGAATTGCCAGTGTTTGCTGTTTCGTAAGCCAGGTCATTTATCGCAGCAGCTTCTGAAAGCGCAGATTTTGTTCGGCATTGAACTCTGCAAACAAGCTGGTGTGTTGCGCATTGGCAGATACAGAAGTTTTGTTAAACTGACCAACGTTACCTCTTATCCCAACGGTATCTGACCCTTTCTCAGCCCTGAAACTTCAGATGATATGTTAGTTTCTTATAGGGGAATatggggggaatatgtttattaagaaaaaaagaaagtgtaatTGTAAGCATGCACACATAGTCACATACCAAAAGATACCTTGTTTTGTTTAGTTGCAATCAAACATTAATTTGAGCAGtcacttaaaggagcagtgaaatgcCCCTCCAAAAAAATTTGCTGGCGAAACAAGTAACATGAGCCCTTGCAAATTAATAATTGCATGATGcacctgttgcacatgagagagGCCTCTGATCTGCACACCCTCTATAGAAACAAATTCTTTTAAAGTGAGGTGCACCCAGAAACTCTCCTCTGAAGCACAACCATTATGTTAGTTGGCCAGCCTGTGGAAGCTCCAGCGACAACGAGAttagcgtgacgtcactccctaacggGCGGGTGAGAGCGCGGTGCTCAAACCAGAAAGGCGCTAAAGGCGCAGTCCAGACGACGGTCGCGGCATCCCTTTCCGAATTCCCGCACGCACTCagcatccggcgtctgctcttgctgTATTTCATTTGAATCGCAGTCAAATTGCGCCACTAATTCGCGTGGGATtatttcgataccgtggtcagtagTCGACGAGGAAGTGACACTAGAGTTTTGAAACTGACTGGAAGGGATGCGACCGCCCCTCAGGTGAACGAGGGACGTTCGTGACATCCGCAGCCCCGATGGGAGGAGCTGGCGTGGCTAAATCGCCTAAAGACCTGCTGACGTTATACAGAGATCGGGCCGGACCGGCTACTTTCTCTGGGCGTTTCTG
This genomic stretch from Ornithodoros turicata isolate Travis chromosome 9, ASM3712646v1, whole genome shotgun sequence harbors:
- the LOC135369029 gene encoding serine/threonine-protein phosphatase 1 regulatory subunit 10-like, coding for MAPIDPLQLLKALSPLLSAEGGIRSSDEVSRLSSLMKKFSRKLVSRCIYCNVLSATSPDILEVFLELDGWSTIHCWLQEAKAAENVPFLLELLKLCQVLPMSLERLKENSTPKLVKGLTKSASEEVKTTAEKVVSGWMKLIKGDGLKDGAIKSSKEESSKKKEKKLKNSSNSNSPKSPAAKRERSKESTESTSPEEGSKSEQPPKKAKPERPKTVKTFQTKFRSTGLEEAALPPPKAGSKKPTGRPPVDKNAVLSARQRLTPTVHTERKVKPSSLVSLNADSNHVTPPPGGIKLIAPKPVHVLQEDGGFMDALTATPAAGAAPGKRKRKPSATGGAAGAKATSPTSPSNTPPKFQFYKDTLETGEEETKVKEEKEEEEEGIGKGVKRRRRGTVKEEKENGVEEEGSEEGGPPTPTADGAAEEEETIEGEEVKAEKTNSILSQTRKKAKKTVRWVEDSKLKQFHYFEMDETERVNVNTMQNFGEMKSMEMKRERQAVESARRFMGDRMEETIPFTMPRRIDLPEPLVEVGSGSQEKEVQKAKQLTTLQEIYFSKEMIPDSPHEPDGEQVQTQDAKTIPLEDENGPAATLDYSHMDVPKASTVVSNNSNSITSSLPPILSNLVMSIAKGPPLNDTLVNPVGVPDQQQQQQQQQQQQQMMSNGPFGMAPNQMMPPQGMNMMGPPPQTFDGFPMQGMGGMMGGPGGDWGMMGGGPPHEGNDFYGGPLPPMGPMGMGMGPMGHMMGRGGGGGGGPGPRNRNPRMRNQTPRVPCKYFMSNNCRYGANCTFLHPGFNGPRLP